One Betta splendens chromosome 8, fBetSpl5.4, whole genome shotgun sequence DNA segment encodes these proteins:
- the LOC114860235 gene encoding glutaryl-CoA dehydrogenase, mitochondrial-like isoform X1: MALRSAVGRLLVRPHQRGLVSASGAQGTTAPASWGIEKTEQKYKASKVQFNWRDALDLEGQLTEEEVMIRDSFRTYCQEKLMPRILMANRNEVFHREIVSEMGELGVLGPTIKGYGCAGTSYVAYGLIAREVERVDSGYRSVMSVQSSLVMHPIDAYGTEQQKQKYLPRLARGEILGCFGLTEPNHGSDPGSMETRAKYNPSSGTYTLSGSKTWITNSPVADVAVVWAKCDDGKIRGFILERGLKGLSTPKIEGKFSLRASSTGMIVMDDVEVPEENLLPRASGLGGPFGCLNNARYGIAWGALGAAEFCFHAARQYTLDRTQFGVPLARNQLMQKKMADMLTEISLGLQSCLRLGRLIDDKRAVPEMISLLKRNSCGKALDVARQARDMLGGNGIADEYHVIRHVLNLEAVNTYEGTHDIHALILGRAITGLQSFTVDK, translated from the exons ATGGCTCTGAGAAGCGCCGTGGGCCGTCTGCTGGTCAGGCCTCATCAACGTGGCCTCGTTTCCGCTTCCGGAGCTCAGGGAACCACCGCTCCAGCGTCGTGGG gCATAGAGAAGACAGAGCAGAAGTATAAAGCAT CAAAGGTCCAGTTCAACTGGCGCGATGCCCTGGACCTGGAGGGCCagctgacggaggaggaggtcatGATCAGAGATTCCTTCCGGACCTACTGCCAGGAGAAACTCATGCCTCGCATCCTGATGGCAAACAGGAATGAAG TGTTCCACAGAGAAATAGTGTCCGAGATGGGGGAGCTGGGAGTCCTGGGCCCGACCATCAAAG GGTACGGCTGCGCTGGGACCAGCTATGTGGCCTATGGCTTGATCGCCAGAGAAGTGGAGAGAGTGGACAGCGGTTATCGCTCAGTCATGAGCGTGCAGTCGTCGCTGGTCATGCACCCGATCGACGCGTACGGCAccgagcagcagaagcagaagtacCTGCCCAGGCTCG CTCGTGGAGAGATCCTGGGCTGCTTCGGGCTGACCGAGCCGAACCACGGCAGCGACCCCGGCAGCATGGAAACCAGAGCCAAGTACAATCCGTCCAGTGGGACCTACACTCTGAGCGGCTCGAAGACATG GATCACCAACTCCCCGGTGGCCGACGTGGCTGTTGTCTGGGCCAAATGCGACGATGGGAAGATTCGTGGCTTCATCCTGGAACGTGGCTTAAAAGGCCTCTCAACCCCAAAGATCGAAGGGAAGTTCTCACTGAGAGCCTCGTCCACAGGCATGATCGTCATGGATGACGTGGAGGTGCCAGAGGAGAATCTGCTGCCCAGAGCGTCTGGACTCGGG GGCCCGTTTGGCTGCCTGAACAACGCTCGGTATGGTATCGCGTGGGGAGCCCTGGGTGCCGCCGAGTTCTGTTTCCACGCAGCCCGTCAGTACACGCTGGACAG GACTCAGTTCGGTGTACCACTGGCTAGAAATCAGCTGATGCAGAAGAAGATGGCCGACATGCTGACTGAGATCAGCCTCGGGCTGCAGTCGTGTCTGCGGCTGGGGCGACTCATCGATGACAAAAG GGCGGTTCCAGAGATGATCTCCCTGCTGAAGAGGAACAGCTGCGGTAAAGCCCTGGACGTCGCCAGGCAGGCCAGAGACATGCTGGGAGGGAACGGCATCGCAGACGAGTACCACGTCATCCGCCACGTCCTGAACCTGGAGGCTGTAAACACGTACGAAG GTACTCACGACATCCACGCGCTGATCCTGGGCCGAGCCATCACGGGCCTGCAGTCCTTCACTGTGGACAAATAG
- the LOC114860235 gene encoding glutaryl-CoA dehydrogenase, mitochondrial-like isoform X2: MIRDSFRTYCQEKLMPRILMANRNEVFHREIVSEMGELGVLGPTIKGYGCAGTSYVAYGLIAREVERVDSGYRSVMSVQSSLVMHPIDAYGTEQQKQKYLPRLARGEILGCFGLTEPNHGSDPGSMETRAKYNPSSGTYTLSGSKTWITNSPVADVAVVWAKCDDGKIRGFILERGLKGLSTPKIEGKFSLRASSTGMIVMDDVEVPEENLLPRASGLGGPFGCLNNARYGIAWGALGAAEFCFHAARQYTLDRTQFGVPLARNQLMQKKMADMLTEISLGLQSCLRLGRLIDDKRAVPEMISLLKRNSCGKALDVARQARDMLGGNGIADEYHVIRHVLNLEAVNTYEGTHDIHALILGRAITGLQSFTVDK; this comes from the exons atGATCAGAGATTCCTTCCGGACCTACTGCCAGGAGAAACTCATGCCTCGCATCCTGATGGCAAACAGGAATGAAG TGTTCCACAGAGAAATAGTGTCCGAGATGGGGGAGCTGGGAGTCCTGGGCCCGACCATCAAAG GGTACGGCTGCGCTGGGACCAGCTATGTGGCCTATGGCTTGATCGCCAGAGAAGTGGAGAGAGTGGACAGCGGTTATCGCTCAGTCATGAGCGTGCAGTCGTCGCTGGTCATGCACCCGATCGACGCGTACGGCAccgagcagcagaagcagaagtacCTGCCCAGGCTCG CTCGTGGAGAGATCCTGGGCTGCTTCGGGCTGACCGAGCCGAACCACGGCAGCGACCCCGGCAGCATGGAAACCAGAGCCAAGTACAATCCGTCCAGTGGGACCTACACTCTGAGCGGCTCGAAGACATG GATCACCAACTCCCCGGTGGCCGACGTGGCTGTTGTCTGGGCCAAATGCGACGATGGGAAGATTCGTGGCTTCATCCTGGAACGTGGCTTAAAAGGCCTCTCAACCCCAAAGATCGAAGGGAAGTTCTCACTGAGAGCCTCGTCCACAGGCATGATCGTCATGGATGACGTGGAGGTGCCAGAGGAGAATCTGCTGCCCAGAGCGTCTGGACTCGGG GGCCCGTTTGGCTGCCTGAACAACGCTCGGTATGGTATCGCGTGGGGAGCCCTGGGTGCCGCCGAGTTCTGTTTCCACGCAGCCCGTCAGTACACGCTGGACAG GACTCAGTTCGGTGTACCACTGGCTAGAAATCAGCTGATGCAGAAGAAGATGGCCGACATGCTGACTGAGATCAGCCTCGGGCTGCAGTCGTGTCTGCGGCTGGGGCGACTCATCGATGACAAAAG GGCGGTTCCAGAGATGATCTCCCTGCTGAAGAGGAACAGCTGCGGTAAAGCCCTGGACGTCGCCAGGCAGGCCAGAGACATGCTGGGAGGGAACGGCATCGCAGACGAGTACCACGTCATCCGCCACGTCCTGAACCTGGAGGCTGTAAACACGTACGAAG GTACTCACGACATCCACGCGCTGATCCTGGGCCGAGCCATCACGGGCCTGCAGTCCTTCACTGTGGACAAATAG